tgttttacagaaaataatgccACATTAAGAAATTATATCATTACAATTGTGGTCCTCATTATCGTCTGTGTTGTAATTGCTGCAGTCTATCTTTACATCAAGTTAAATGGTAAGaacattttactgtaattttaattattaggACAACATTTACTGTCATCTAATGTATCACATGCCATGTAAGGAACCACATTAAATATGTCTATTCTTCATTTCTCCCAGATTCTAAAGTGAAAACATCTGCTTCTACTTCATAAACTGCAACACATCTCTGGATTGCACAGCTGCCACTTAATACAGcaatctaaaaatcttttgttgTCTGTACAAAAGATCACATATTCACATTCTTGGATAagctatttaatataatatacatttaaaaaatttatagaTTGTACACACTgtattattaatgaaaattattattaaaccatattatattaatgataaataatactaattaataataataatacaaaaagtaaGTGTTTTTCAAGGATCCTGGATTCTCCATCTATACATGTCCAAAAGGATCAGGGTCTGTGAgtagtgtgcgtgtttgtgtttattttggggAGACCGGAGCTGTTGTCACACATTTTTACTCCAGTGGATATATCTCAGGATAGATACATTTTTGCAAGTCAATTTCTTTAGGCACATACAGATgggaaaaatgtaaatgtgacatcaaacatCACTGGTGGTCGATTACATCTGCTACCTCAAAGAGATGGAGGACCTGCTCAGGGTATGTGCCTCCACCTCTGACAATTCCACCTCCCAGTCTGTGTCCTGCCCTGCCTCTGGTTTTCTTCTTGGAGACCTCTCTTCCCAACCCATCCCTGGATTTTATGACTGCCACCGACCCAATGGTCTTCCCCGGCTCATTCTTTTCTCACCACTGGTGCTTCCCCAGAGGAGCCCACCGTTGTTGCAGTTTTCTTTGGAGGTGCCCTCTCACTCCAAGTATCTTCACTCTCGCCAGTCTTCCCTCTCTAGAGTTTCTAGACCTCATCCCAGCTCTGAAGCCGCTCAACTCTCTTCCTGCTCTGGAGCCGCTCAACCTCATCTCCACTCTGGAACCACCTGACACTTTTCCTGCTCCGAGCTACCTACCCTTGGGTTCCCTACTCATGTTCTAAGCTGTCTTACCTACAGGACCCTGCTCTCACCCTGGAGCTTCTGAAACATGCTCCTCATTCCCTTGGTTAACCATGCCTGAACTCCCCTGGACTGTTCCACTGGCCCCGCCCTGGACTGATTCTTCTGATTGTGATTTTGATCTTTTGTGTTTAATCAGGTTGGGATCCAGGTGTACTGTGGGGAGGGGGTAGTATCATGATCTCGACACAAGTCTGGGTTTCTTTTTATGTCTGGATCATGTCACCTGTttctagtgtatatatatatatatatatatatatatatatctatatatatatatatatatatatatatatatatatatatgtcttttttttttttttagtctgtgtgtgtgtggttctcaCTATGTGATCTGTCTCATATCTTGACCCTGCCCCCTAATTTGTCTCCTGTTTTCACTGTCTTTATATTTCCTTTGTGTTCTCTATCCTGTGCTGAATTATTCTTGGTCTTCTCTTGATCGGTTTGTGGTTGGTTGTTCTCGGTTTAGTTAgttctttttatctttttgtatttttggtcAGTGCTACTTTTTGTGTTATAGTTTTGTTGTCCTCTCGTGGGAAGTTTTGGTTCaccttttctgtttgtttttgcccaggtctttttgtgtgtgtgtgtgtgtgtgtgtgtgtgtgtgtgtgtgtgtgtgtgtgtgtgtgtgtgtgtgtgtgtggaatatatactgtattttcctatttttttaaataaaggactTTTTTAAGAAGTTTGAAAAACTTGGCTGTCTGCGTTTGGGTTCTCCTCACTGTAACATGACACTAATTTGGATACATTCTAAATAAATTAACCTTGTGTAGTGTTAAATTGTGAAATATTACACTATAAAGTTCCAcatatttgctatttatttaaatgcaaccCTCATACTTCCCATAACTAGAGACagcaaaatgcacattttgtggATCAAGcataagcactttttttttttttccaaatcagTTCCTGTATTCTGTCCCATCAGTTTCTGGaaaatattacttatatatatatatatatatatatatatatatatatatatatatatatatatatatatatatatagttatatatattatttgtaaccTGTAGAATAATCTGTATAAAATATTAGCAGATGTTTTATACACATGTAATATGCAAGTTCTGTTGTCAATAAgttgaaaaatattattatatttgttaattttttataatgGGACAATCCAACAAAgtagaatataataaaaaaaaaaactatttgagacatcaaaaagtacaaataaataaattgaggaCCAAACCAGGTTTTGTGGACAATTTTTTCCCCACACATTTCTGCATTCTCTGTCCCACCACGACTTCTGGGAAATCTTGCTGTTCCTGtgtgtaattaataattaattaaagagATTAAATATCCCCTCAGTTTAGAGCCGCATTATGCCACCTGCTCCTGCTGGTTATACTTCAACACTTAGTTTGGAAAATTTTGCTTTTGCAATTCAAGTGCTGATCACTCCTTACAAATTTAGCAGTAATATactttttttcagtttcaaagaATGATTTCTTTTCCTTGTGTGGAAATGAGGACTTGCCCAAAACTGTTGATGCTGTTTGGGTGAAACTTTGTTTAACTGTATTAAACAGTAGCTAATCTGAATAGTGCATAATCTATAAATACCTAATCTGGGGTGAAATTCCAGGGATAACATATAAGTAATCAAATTTTCTATACTTTAATGCGTTTCAGGATTCCTAAAGTTAACATTTTCTTCTGTTTCTAACATTTTATCAATTTCTATGTTTAATGTATTTATCCCCATATAAATTCACTGTGGAACTTGTGCATGATGGTTTCACGTACAGTGCCTTAGAAGGACAGCAGCACAAATACCAAACAAAGGTATCTCTTGGTATTGTGTGTTGTTCAACAGCCCTAACTAAAGAAGCCATAGGAGAGTTTGGTTATCTCTTACTAGAGTTAGTGAAAAGGCAATTTTTTCCCCTCCAAACTAAGTGTGGTATTACCAGCAGGAGATCATTGATGTGTGAagtgaatttggtgacactacaatGTGTAACAGTGATGTCATTGAATATGTTTCCTAATAAAAATCACATCAAAATTATgcaaaatgccttttttttttttcttcttccaaacTAAGTGTTGTAGTATAACCAGCAGGAGATCATTGATGTGTGAACAAaatttggtgacactacaatGTGTAACAGTGAAGCTATTGAATATGTTTCCTAAAAACAAATCCTCAAAATGATGTAAAAGCATTTTTTCCCCGAACTAAGTGTTGTAGTATAACCAGCAGGAGACCACTGATGCGTGaactgaatttggtgacactacaatGTGTAACAGTGAAGCTATTGAATATgtttcctaaaaaaataaaaataattatgtaaaagcATTTTTTCACAAACTATGTGTTGTAGTATAACCAGCAGGAGACCACTTATGTGTGCACTGAATTTGGTGACGCTACAATGTGTAACAGTGAAgttgtttaatatttttgtattatcgCTTTTCGGTTTTGCACTTTGCAGACGGTCCCTGCGGACTTGTCACTCATCGGCTGCGCTTAGAGATCAATGTAATTTGTCCAGCTCCGACGGAGGCTTGTTTTGATGTAAACGAGGTTGTAGCTCGTTGTCTATATTACTGCGGTTTGAAGTAggtgttgtttgtgttttaagaatgtttcgcGTATGAGTTATTGATCCGGGAAGTACGAATCTGTGAATACATGTCCAACTTTACCGAACTATTTACTAGGGGATAGTATACTTTTGGATATAACGTTAAACACCTAAAAGGGAAATCCATCTTTTCTCTTACAGTAATTTACATTTGAGCCTTGAGCGATACTTACGACCAGGAATCATGAGTCATGAGAGGGAACTCATTCTTTCACTTCCGATTTGAGCCTACTGTAGGGCTATATAAGATGCTGCGCGTCTGATCGCAAACATATTCCAACGATTCATTATGCTGTGTCTTTTAATCATTTCAAGCTTCATAATTGGAGGTTGGTAATGAGAATCATACTTTTAACTATTTTTATACATCGCTTTTTCCGGGTGGAGATTGTATTTGTGAAGACGTCACTTAATAACttgcttatttattattttacagctTATCCTTCAGATATTTTAGCACAAGGAGACACAACTGTCTTGTTCGGTCAGGATGCCTCACTCTCTTGTACACTGCCAAACGCATCTGGAGTTAAACAAGTGACCTGGCAGCGGGTGCGCGCTGATGAACGCGCACAAACACTGGCCACATTCAGTGAACGCTTCCAAAAGCATGTGGATGAACAATTTGTTGGAAAAGTCATCTTCACCGTGGCGTCATTTAATTCAACGTCCATTGTGATAAAAAACGTAACATTTGAAGACGAGGCTTGCTTCATTTGTTCCTTCAAACTGTATCCAGTAGGACCCAAACGGGAAACGATGTGCCTCACTGTTAAAGGTAAGTGATTCTGTCCCTGAAACAAATTCTGTTCATTGATGTTGTCATGTGGTAATACCGTGGTACTGCTTACCATATAGTCACATTATCACTTCAAAATGACCATGCCCAAAATCCCCTCATGGTACTACCATAGAGTAGAACATGATAAAAACATGGTTATACCACGGTACCTCAATATATTTCTTGGTGTCAGtcaattcttttaaaaatctaagcTAGTTAAgtaataaaagtttaaagtatTACAAAAATGATTgaataaacaatattaaaatgaCATAATTAGTTCTACCAAACCATAATCTTAATATACAAATTGAATGTGAATTTAAATACAATGCTATTTTACATCAGCGTGCACCGAGATGCAATTACTGCATATAGAGTTTAGCTTTTCTGAAATGTAGATTGTAGAATATCAAACTTGATTTCACAAGTCTTTGAAGTGATTTATATAGGAGTATTTTCTcaaacagtaggcctatatttAGGTTTCAAGCTGCATTTCTGAAAGCATGAAAAGATtgcacatttaaataattatgatgttttttctttctttcaggaATATCAGAAATAACAGCAACAGTTAATCCTGCACCCTACTCTGAACCAGATATTACAGTCTCATGTTCAGCCACTGGTAAACCTACTCCAATCCTCAAGTGGAAATCCACAGGGAAAGAGCTGAACCTCAAACTATATAGGTCACATCATTTCACAGCACTCAACAATGACAGCTCATCCACCACTACGAGTAACCTCACACTTCCAATGTCAAAGTTCCAAGGGAAATATCTAGAATGTGTGGCTGAAAGTGAAAGCGTGGAGGACAGCATCCCAATCCATGTGCCAGGAGATGATAAAGGTACTTGAATCAATATAAATAGTAGaaacaattgaaaacatgttATGTTTCATTGCAATACCTTTCcttactttttaattaaaaaaagcatttctTTCTCTTATAGCGAACAATGTTACATCAAGAAACTATATCATTACGATTTCGGTCATTATCCTGGTTATTTTCAGTATTGTCATCATTACAGTCATCTGCCTTCACGCCAGGCTAAATGGTAAGCAACAGAATGTTACCACTTTAGTTTTAACGAGATTTACAGTTTAATAGAACCAAATGTACTGTCATCTTTATATATATTCTCATTACTTAACCCCTCACAAACTAATTTaagtaaattaaaatattaattatgctTCATTTTCTTTCCAAGGAGCCATTTCTAGGATGAAATCTACATGTGCAGCATCAAATCCTTCTCTAAAGCAGTTGGAATGTTAACTTATCAGCTACCTTAGAGTCATATTTGGCTTGTAACCCTTGAATTGTGAATGAGTAATTTTGCTTTCTATCTGGTGTGTTCTTTAAGGCAATCATGgtatatatgttttaatattttctgatttttaaaaaattgtttagtaaattatttatttatttgaattcatGTTTACATTACAGTGTACAGTattctacggaagcgtattgcattcacttgagaaaaaaaaatctactccgtttttctgaattaacgagttaattatctcagaattacgagattatttttcatggaaaaagtttttgctctgtttttctgaattaacgacttaaatatctcagaattatgagataatttttcattaaaaaaaatattttgttctgtttttctgaattaatgagatccctcaaaatcctgccaggagctctatttttgctggattgcatggaagtaaacatgtcccgcctttcaagtttaatccggttttattttactttgggtctgagacattGGGAGAtactacggagcccccgaagtgacctgtgcaaaaaaaaaaaaaaaatctaagagactttcgcgtgcgcacgagaaactatcgcgtgcgcacgtgAAACTATCGcttgcgcacgcgttacagtttccggtgtgtgtatagctcttttccgattgcgtcaatgccatcattcatttactcaaagatactgagagcatggatgcgcatgaatttatagagatatattttaaacttggccttcaatacaaagacattactgtctatgacatttgtaatactgtcatggctgagacacgctttgatcttccaaaggacactaatcaagcaatagacttgtaggcctacttgcatttaacactagaactaccggaattctataactactagaatggccatagtggtcattctgaccgttcatactagactgtaccaaaatgtcatgtcatatttacattcgaaacttctattgaggttttagaatgaagcttctaatgtctgtcgtcatattttatggcgtcatcaccctaaaaatgtattgaataaaatagaataatatggattaaatggagcgccaagcgaacgcagatagtcctacataatacaatatttttttgtaatatataatagtgctagactatacacatacatatgcctatatatattatatattagctgctagactgccccggaaggtgcatgcctcgctttgtgtacagcaagttttttcaccacagtgaaaagggTTTTGAAAGTCTCAACGCCAACAAacgattgaggcggaatatttcgttagataaaaacatgttgtgaattttggaaattattacatctatcctttttcaaaacatgttgacttttggactttacaacgctctggagttattggaaattggaaacaatcctatgcagccaccactggaatcaaaatccatgaataaatgaatctgttatattaataataaacaccaggacacgtaattctgagataattaagtcgttaattcagaaaaacagagcaaaaactttttttccatgaaaaattatctcgtaattctgagataattaactcgttaattcagaaaaacaaagtagatttttttctctcaagtgaatgcaatacgcttccgtaatGTAGCATTTCTGTTCTCAAAAAATAAATTGTCTTTAATACGTTTTTAtaacatattatttatatcatacCTTGAAATTCTCAGGGCTCCTGCATTTGcactttaaaactattttttcataaaactatattttttgtTCAGAGTTTTTCTGATTGTTTGAGTTGAATTTGAAAGAGTAATGCACTGTATGAAGCACTATAAAGCAggttattttgttttatgttcatgtataataatagtaattaattaataatgtttgtaataataaaaaaattaagcaatatatcacaagcaagggTGCTTTTGTacagaatgaaaatgaaaatgctatTTATCTTTTTGACTGTCTGTCTTGATGTCTTCCCACAAACCTTGATGTTACCGCATAGTGGTATCGTGTTTGATCAATGACGGTGATCCAAAATGAACATTATGACCCAACACCAAGAGAGGAGCCAATCCCCATTTTCAGGAAAATTAAGTTGCAGTATGTGGCTTATAGACAGGAAAAGTGAAAGTTATGTGGTTTATAGAAAGGAAAAGGAAATGTTATGTGGTCACCTGACAAAAGTCTGTAGGATGCTATTATTACTAATAGCCGTTTCCTGCTGCAGGTTTCCTGGAAATATCAAGCTGGTCCAAAGACATT
This DNA window, taken from Xyrauchen texanus isolate HMW12.3.18 chromosome 5, RBS_HiC_50CHRs, whole genome shotgun sequence, encodes the following:
- the LOC127643941 gene encoding OX-2 membrane glycoprotein-like, producing the protein MLCLLIISSFIIGAYPSDILAQGDTTVLFGQDASLSCTLPNASGVKQVTWQRVRADERAQTLATFSERFQKHVDEQFVGKVIFTVASFNSTSIVIKNVTFEDEACFICSFKLYPVGPKRETMCLTVKGISEITATVNPAPYSEPDITVSCSATGKPTPILKWKSTGKELNLKLYRSHHFTALNNDSSSTTTSNLTLPMSKFQGKYLECVAESESVEDSIPIHVPGDDKANNVTSRNYIITISVIILVIFSIVIITVICLHARLNGAISRMKSTCAASNPSLKQLEC